A stretch of DNA from Tautonia rosea:
CCAGCTTGAAAAACGCGATATCGTCCCTCAGGGCGCTCACTGCCTGACGGAGCCGCTCGGTCGCATCATTGAACTCGCGGATCGAGGCGGCCGACTGGCCGGCACCCTCGCTCAGGTGGACCATCGCCTCGCGAATTTGTTCGGCCCCGAGAGACTGGGCACGCATGCCGTCGGTCACTTGCTCGAACCGAGGGGTCAGGTCGCGGACCGCGTCGATGATCTGGCCGAGGCTACCGGCAACCCGGTTGACCTCCTCGACCCCCTGCCGCACCTGCTCGTGGAACTTGTCCATCTCCATCACGCCGGATGAGACGCTCTGCTGCATCTCCTTGACCATACGCTCGATGTCCAGGGTGGCCACTGCAGTCTGGTCGGCCAGACGACGAATCTCCCGGGCGACGACCAGGAAGCCCCGGCCATATTCACCAGCCTTCTCAGCCTCGATCGCCGCGTTGATCGAAAGCAGATTCGTCTGGTCGGCCACCTTGGTGATGGTCGTCACCACAAGGTTGATGTTGTTGGCTCGTTCGCTGATGACAGACAGCCGAGAGCTGATCGAGCCGGTCGACTCGGCCAGAATGCGCATCGAGCGATCCATGTTGACCAGCGCCTCGTGCCCCTCGGCGGCCATGGCGGCGGTGCCGGAGGCCACCTCGTTGACGTCGTTCATGGTGCCCAGCAGCTCCTGGCTGGTGGCGGTGATCTGCTTCACCGCCGCGGCAGCCTCGTTGGTCGATGCGCCATAGGCCTGGACTGTCTGTTCCTGCTGCCGAGACGCCGCCGAGATCGTCGTCGCGGTGCCGAGCAACTGCACACTGGATGACTTCATCCGGCCGATCAGCCCGCGAAGGTACTCGGACATCGTGCGGAAGGCGGCCAGGAGCTGCCCCGGCTCGCCGTCGGCGTACTGGTCGACCTGCCCAGTCAGATCACCCTCGGCGATCCGGCGGGCTACCTCGGCCGCCGCCCGGATCGGACGGGCCAGGCTGCCGGCGACGAGCAACGCCGCCGTCACCACCCCGAAGGCCGTCAGCCCGAGCAGGACGAACATCACCAGACGTTGATGGGCAATCAGTGCGAATGCCTCGTCCACATCCTGCTTGACGACCAGACCCCATCGATAGCTCGGCAGGTATCCCCAGGACGCCACGATGGGCTCGCCTCGATAGTCGATCGACTGGCCATACCCCCGCCTCGCCAGCACGGCCTCCTGCAGCGGCAAGGCGCGATCCGAGCCCAACTCCACCTGCTTGCTGACCCTCTGTTCCTTGCCGCCCGGCAGTTGAACCGTGGCTGTCTCAGCGTCCTCCGCCGTGGCGTGCCGGAGCGGCGAGACGATCGTCACCGTCCTGCCCCCCTCTGTCTCGCCAGGATGGTCGAGCGCCCCAACGAGGACCTCCCCAGTCTCTCCCAACCCGGTGTAATCGGAGAAGACGCGGAATACCTCGCTGTTCTCCAGTTGCAGGGCGAGGATACCGATCAGGCGGCCGTCTTCCCTCAGTAGTGGCGTCCCGACGAAAGCCAGGGGCTGATCCGTGCCGGGGTAGATCGCAAACGCAGAGAGGTCGGCCATCAAGAGTGTTCGCGTCCGGTCCACGAGTCGAGCGAGCGGCGTGTCGCGAAGCGGCCCAGCTCCCAATTCGGTCCCCGGGTCGGGCGCACCGTCCGAGCGCAGCAAGAGTCGGCCGTCGGTCGCGAAGACCAGGACCTCCGGGTAGCCGAGCGTCTCCATCGTGTACGACAACGTATTTTTGTACTGATCGGCCAGCTCACGGTATTCCGCCGAATCCATCCCCGCGAGATCGACGACCTCGGCGAGTCGGGTGGTCGCTTCAATGAACGCCGGCGCGCGTGCCAGCGAGGTGCCGTACCGGACACGGTCCCGGGCAAACTGCTCCAGATCGGCCGCACGGGCCGCCTGGATGACGCCCAGGTTTCGCTCCACCGTCTCGGCAATCGAGTGCGACGAGATCCGGTCCAGCAACAGCGTCAACGCCAGGCACGGTATCAGGGCGATTGCCAGAAACCAGAAGGTCAGCCGGCCGGCGATCGATCGCGGGATCAGCCGGGGGATCCGACTGGTGATCGCCTCCCTTGAGAACCAGCTCATCCGCCGACCTCCCCCGTCGTCTCGGCCGTCCCCGGGTCGGGTGTTTCCTCGATCCCTTGGGGGGGCTCTGTCCCTTCCGGGGTTGCCACCACGCCGGAAACAAACTCAATCGTTCCCGAGGGGTTGCTCCAGCGCTCCCCCCAGCCCGTGTAGAGGTCCCGCACCAGATCTTCCCAGGCCGACCTCGGCCGGAAGATCGGATAGGGGACCGGCCTCAGCGGGCGATCCGAGCCCCAGACGATTTCGAACTGACCATCCTCGGTCACTCGGCCGATTCGGGCCACCTTCCACGTGTGCTGAGTTTCCGGGTCGATGCTCACCACGCCCTCGGGTGCTTCAAGGCTCTGACGGCGCAAGGCACGTCGGACGTCCCTCGGGGTGACCCGGTCGGCTTCCTCGACCGCCTGAGCCCACAGTTTCACCCCGTCGTAGGCGGCTTCCATGGGGTCGCTCATTAACCGGGCGTTGCCGTATCGCGCTCGGAACGCTGAGACAAACGCACGGTTCGCCGGGCGGTCGATGCTCTGGAAATAGTTCCAGGACGCATATTGACCGGCAACCGACTCCAGGTCTCCCATCGCCTCGAGCTCCACCTCTGCAATACTGAACGATACCACGGGGATCGGCCGTCGCCCCCTCGTTGCCTCGGCAAGTGCTTCGAAGAACGGCAGATTTGCGGCGCCGTTGATCGTGTTGAAAATCACCTCCGGCTCGGCCGCCACGATCCTCTCGGCCAGATCGTCCATCGCCGTGGCGGTAAGCGGAACATAGGCCTCTCCCACCACTCGGCCCCCCCTGGCTGCGAGCTGGTCACGAATGATCGCGTTCGCCACCCTTGGGAAGATGTAGTCGGACCCAACGAGGTAGGACGCGTTCCCCAGGTGATCGAGACTCCAGGAGACGGCCGGGATGATCTGCTGGTTGGGCGCGGCGCCAAGGTAGACGATGTTCGGCGATTGCTCGCATCCCTCATACTGGACCGGGTAGAAGAGCAGGTGGTCGGCCTTCTCAACGATCGGCCGCACCGCCTTCCGGCTCGCTGAAGTCCAGCAGCCGAAGATCGCAGACACCTCCTCCTCCTCGATGAGGCGTGTGACCTCTCGGGCGAAGACAAGCTCGTCCGAAGCGCCGTCGGCGATCACCCAACGGATCGGTCGTCCGAGGACCCCTCCCTGCTCGTTCAACTGTTCCAGGGCCAGGACAGTGGCGTCGATCACTCCGCGCTCGCTGTCGGCCATCGGGCCGGTCTTCGAGTGCAGGATCCCAACGACGATCGGCTTGTTCCCCGACTCGATCACACCCGCCATCGTCAGGCCGCCGAAAACGGCCGCCGCCAGTACCAGCACGAGCAATAGCACCATCGCCCATCGCGTCGCCACTCGAGCCCCTCCGGCCGGATGTGCCGCTTTTGGTTCCAAGGCGCCCGCGGCCTCGCTCAGGACCGCCGAGGAATGATGTTCGGCCTCAATGTCTCTCGCGAGAAGGAGAATTCCTTCTGTTCCAAAGTAGCACTCGCTCCCCTCACCCGCAATTCGCCCCTCAGCAGATGCGGGTCGGCTCTCCAAGTCTCGAGGTCGAATCATTCCCGGGAAGGATCATCACGATCAGGATTCCGCGTCAAAGGCGGCGTTCGTCGAAGCCTGAGGATCATTCCTCGGTGGAGGACGTGATGGGAGCGTCGGTCGAGGCCAGCAGTGGGAGCGACGTGACGACACTCCGGGAGATCCCCCAACCCAGCGGGACCAGCACGAAGGCCCAGTAGATCACGAGACGTAGCGACGAACGACCAGATGCATTCTCGGGCATGATCCGCCTCCGGGAACACCCAGGGAATGGATTCCGATTCACGACGTGTTCGCAGGCGAATTGTGCGTGTGCTCGATTGATCTCCCCTCAACGGGGCGGACCAGTAGGTTGCAGACCAACCCGATCAGCAACAGGCCAGCCATCAGATACATCGTCAGATTGTACGCTTCGGCCCTGGGAACCCCCTGCTCGATCCGATAGGTCGAGAGATAATTGACCAACTGCGGCCCCAGGACGGCGGCCATCGACCAGGAGGTAATCAATCGTCCATGAATTGCCCCCAGATGCAGCGTTCCGAACAGATCGCGCAGATAGGCCGGGATGGTCGCAAATCCACCCCCGTACATCGAGATGATCAGGGCTGTCACAGCGACGAACAGCGCAACACTTCCGCTTTTTTGGGTCAAGGGGATCAGGGTGTACAGCACGGCTCCGAGCAAAAAGTAGACCCCGTAAATCGCCTTGCGCCCGGTCAGATCCGACAGTGACGACCACGCAAGCCGGCCTCCCATGTTGGCCAGACTCAACAGGCCGGCGAATCCACCACCAACCGCTGCGCTGACTGCAAACATGTCCTGACACATCAACGACGCTTGCCCAAGAATGCCGATGCCTGCCGTCACGTTCAGGCAAAGCACCATCCAGAGCAGCCAGAACTGTCGGGTCCTCCAGGCACGCTCTACGGGGAGGTCTGAGCGAGCCATCATGCTCTTGCGCCGGATCTCCGGATCGTAACCGTTCGGAAGCCACCCCGACGCCGGAACCCGGACCGTGACGGCTCCGAAGACCATGTAGGCAAAGTAGACCGTTCCCATCACCAGGAACGCCTCCTTGACTCCCACCGAGGTCCCCGACGCGAAGGAATCCATCAACGTGACCCCAAGCGGGGCACCAATCAACGCTCCCCCACCGAAACCCATGATCGCCAGGCCCGTCGCCATTCCGGGACGGTCGGGGAACCATCGGACGAGCGTCGAGACGGGAGCGATGTAGCCGAGTCCCAGGCCGAGGCCCCCAATCACCCCATACCCCAGATACAGCAATCCAATGCTGTGCCACTCCACCGCCAGTGCCGATAGCCAGAGGCCCCCGCAAAAGCAACAGGCCGCGGCGAACATCGTTTTTCTCGGCCCGGCCCGTTCGACCCATCGACCGAGGATCGCCGCCGACAGGCCGAGCATGACCAGCGCGATCGAGTAGGCCCAGCCGACCTGCGGAATCGTCCAGTCCTTGTTCGGAATTGGCTGATCAATCCCCAGAACGCGGGTCAAGGGCTCATTAAAGACGCTAAATCCATACACTTGCCCAATGCAAAGATGCACGGCCAGGGCAGCCGGCGGGATGAGCCATCGGTTGTATCCCTCAGGAGCAACCGTACGCTCGCGATCAAG
This window harbors:
- a CDS encoding methyl-accepting chemotaxis protein; the encoded protein is MSWFSREAITSRIPRLIPRSIAGRLTFWFLAIALIPCLALTLLLDRISSHSIAETVERNLGVIQAARAADLEQFARDRVRYGTSLARAPAFIEATTRLAEVVDLAGMDSAEYRELADQYKNTLSYTMETLGYPEVLVFATDGRLLLRSDGAPDPGTELGAGPLRDTPLARLVDRTRTLLMADLSAFAIYPGTDQPLAFVGTPLLREDGRLIGILALQLENSEVFRVFSDYTGLGETGEVLVGALDHPGETEGGRTVTIVSPLRHATAEDAETATVQLPGGKEQRVSKQVELGSDRALPLQEAVLARRGYGQSIDYRGEPIVASWGYLPSYRWGLVVKQDVDEAFALIAHQRLVMFVLLGLTAFGVVTAALLVAGSLARPIRAAAEVARRIAEGDLTGQVDQYADGEPGQLLAAFRTMSEYLRGLIGRMKSSSVQLLGTATTISAASRQQEQTVQAYGASTNEAAAAVKQITATSQELLGTMNDVNEVASGTAAMAAEGHEALVNMDRSMRILAESTGSISSRLSVISERANNINLVVTTITKVADQTNLLSINAAIEAEKAGEYGRGFLVVAREIRRLADQTAVATLDIERMVKEMQQSVSSGVMEMDKFHEQVRQGVEEVNRVAGSLGQIIDAVRDLTPRFEQVTDGMRAQSLGAEQIREAMVHLSEGAGQSAASIREFNDATERLRQAVSALRDDIAFFKLEPATSTVAAGSPGGDDVSPGRSDRNAVVAGRA
- a CDS encoding urea ABC transporter substrate-binding protein, which gives rise to MATRWAMVLLLVLVLAAAVFGGLTMAGVIESGNKPIVVGILHSKTGPMADSERGVIDATVLALEQLNEQGGVLGRPIRWVIADGASDELVFAREVTRLIEEEEVSAIFGCWTSASRKAVRPIVEKADHLLFYPVQYEGCEQSPNIVYLGAAPNQQIIPAVSWSLDHLGNASYLVGSDYIFPRVANAIIRDQLAARGGRVVGEAYVPLTATAMDDLAERIVAAEPEVIFNTINGAANLPFFEALAEATRGRRPIPVVSFSIAEVELEAMGDLESVAGQYASWNYFQSIDRPANRAFVSAFRARYGNARLMSDPMEAAYDGVKLWAQAVEEADRVTPRDVRRALRRQSLEAPEGVVSIDPETQHTWKVARIGRVTEDGQFEIVWGSDRPLRPVPYPIFRPRSAWEDLVRDLYTGWGERWSNPSGTIEFVSGVVATPEGTEPPQGIEETPDPGTAETTGEVGG
- a CDS encoding MFS transporter small subunit, whose product is MPENASGRSSLRLVIYWAFVLVPLGWGISRSVVTSLPLLASTDAPITSSTEE
- a CDS encoding L-lactate MFS transporter, whose translation is MPRLRFLDRERTVAPEGYNRWLIPPAALAVHLCIGQVYGFSVFNEPLTRVLGIDQPIPNKDWTIPQVGWAYSIALVMLGLSAAILGRWVERAGPRKTMFAAACCFCGGLWLSALAVEWHSIGLLYLGYGVIGGLGLGLGYIAPVSTLVRWFPDRPGMATGLAIMGFGGGALIGAPLGVTLMDSFASGTSVGVKEAFLVMGTVYFAYMVFGAVTVRVPASGWLPNGYDPEIRRKSMMARSDLPVERAWRTRQFWLLWMVLCLNVTAGIGILGQASLMCQDMFAVSAAVGGGFAGLLSLANMGGRLAWSSLSDLTGRKAIYGVYFLLGAVLYTLIPLTQKSGSVALFVAVTALIISMYGGGFATIPAYLRDLFGTLHLGAIHGRLITSWSMAAVLGPQLVNYLSTYRIEQGVPRAEAYNLTMYLMAGLLLIGLVCNLLVRPVEGRSIEHTHNSPANTS